AGATTTCTAACTCATGCCCGGCTTCTATTTCAGGGAAGTGGATTTTCCTTGAGTATCTTTTCCGctaaacacattttaaaattgggTGCTTCAGCGGATATTGGATTTTGTAAGGGAAACGGATATGATGGAAAGGAATGCACAGCAGTCATCAATGTGTATGTGGTTTTCTCCCGTGCATCTTCAGAATTAAGTTAATTGAAGAAGCCTTTCTCAGGCTGTATAGTATTTATAATTCTTATTCTCCAATTGCGTTCATAATGCCAAATGGACCTTTATTTGCTATTGAACGTTTTACCTAGTTTGTGCTTcaatttctaattaattattcaCGTTTTGGGTTGTGGTTTTCTTTGTTGCTGTGTATTTTGTTTATAATGCTAATATTTTTAGTTCCATTCCTTTTAACTACTACAAATTTGTACATCTTCAGACGTCAAGGAAAATATTGCCGCTACCATAAACAGGTACAATTCACGTGGCAATCTTCTCACCTTCATCATGCAGTTAGAAATATAACTAGACGTTTTTTCCCTGCTTAAACTTTGAGAACAGAATGCATCAAAAAAGTATGTCAATACAAGAACAGAGCTCAAAGGAGGGTAGGTAGCTCTAGCCAATATTTGAGATATTTGTAAAGATCTTGttaagaatttttgaaaaataatagttgAAGTTTTATCAGAAATTTAAGGACAGCATTCAGAGATCGTCTACAGTCAGAAGGAATTTACGTGGTTAATCCTAAGAGTGACAGACCAACGTTTACAAAATCTGCTCAGCCTGTTAAATTATTGTCCGTAGAAGGATTAAGGAAGGCCTTAAGGTTTGTATTTATCCTATTTTATTTATACTTTGTCGCTTATACTTTGTTAGCgacaagaaaattttaattatttcagtcaaaaataaaaattcttggACCTTTTTAAAACCAtagtttcttctcttttttaaaACACATGATCTGGGACTTCTTGATGACTTTACATTCACTTTTGCTAACTCTCGGGGTTATATGCCAACACAACAGCAACGCTGACAAAGTCACAACAAATGTATATTCACAAGGAATAAGATTTCTGAATCATGTTGCCGGTATGCTTACAATTCCATATGGTCCATGCTAATTCTGGCCATTGGATTTCctttcaaatatatttgtttcaaTCTCAGGGAAAAAGGGCCCAACTGAAACAGTTAATGTACATCTGTCAAAGAGTAGAGAAGAGTTAAGGTAGTTGAAAATGGACTATTTCGTACACATTTTTTCCTCACCTTTTTCATTCATTGGTATGATTTCCTGCTGATGGTCTGATTTTTCAGGTTCAGACCAGATGAAGTACCCAGaagcaaaaaaatgaaaatggagAAGAGAGAAGAAACTGAGCTTGTCGGCACTAAGATGATTGAGCTAGATTTTGCAAGTTCCGACGAAGACTGACGTTCTCATGCTCAGTCTGATATAAGAAGTACCCAAATTTGTAAAAATGTGTCGTATTTATAACAAAGAGATTAATGCTCCAATGCTTGCAGTACAGTAGTTTTCTCATGGATTTGCTCGATACGCACTCTCTCAGAACGATGTATTATGCAACGATGATTGTAATGAAGAAAGATAAAATGGGccagtttatttaattttcttttatttttgattttttttataattacgtgttttttaaaaaaagttttaaatttttttatattcaattttatcatgtcatgtttttttaaatacatgtttttatcattttttttaaatacaaattattcaattttatcatgtcatgttttttttaaatacatgttttttatcatgttttttttaaatacaaatttgttgaatataataaaaaatttatatttttacataatgTCTACAACATTATGAGTAGAAACATGTGATGAAgtgagatattttttttaaaaaaaatgttagcaCCTTAAAAAACTAGAAAACAAGAATTTAAAGATAGCATcaaca
Above is a genomic segment from Primulina huaijiensis isolate GDHJ02 unplaced genomic scaffold, ASM1229523v2 scaffold27539, whole genome shotgun sequence containing:
- the LOC140967729 gene encoding uncharacterized protein, whose protein sequence is MTSLNHQDDLDLLLSLQDRVLETPPASPSSNSPGYSSENEIPKQMGKVDMSVFRDAVQDCIDYDPISAKKSIKMKQTVRSKDTGVEKFSGLRIRDQVVTPLELSNRLSDIRFVRLPAIKNLLGGDTLSGCWATVGILTEMGLPRISSIGKKFAIWKMGGLDENVISLFLFGDAYEKNCNEKVGTVFALFNCNVRKENSGSGFSLSIFSAKHILKLGASADIGFCKGNGYDGKECTAVINVRQGKYCRYHKQNASKKYVNTRTELKGGNLRTAFRDRLQSEGIYVVNPKSDRPTFTKSAQPVKLLSVEGLRKALSNADKVTTNVYSQGIRFLNHVAGKKGPTETVNVHLSKSREELRFRPDEVPRSKKMKMEKREETELVGTKMIELDFASSDED